From the genome of Elusimicrobiota bacterium:
GAGCTCCCTGATCTTCAGGCGCTCCTGCTCGGCCGGGCCCAGGGCCTCCTCGCTCTTGACGATCTTCACGCCGGCGCGCCCCGCGAGCTTCTCCGCCGCCTCGGTGAAGCTCAGGGACTCCATCTTCATCAGGAAGGCGAATACGTCGCCGCCGGCGCCGCAGCCGAAACAGTGGAAGGTCTGCCGTTCGGGCGTGACGATGAACGAGGGGGTGCGCTCCTGATGGAACGGGCAGCGGGCCTTGAAGCTGCGCCCCGCACGCGCCAACTGCGGGACGTAGTCCTTGACCAGCTCGACGATGTCTACGCGGGAGCGGATGCTTTCCAAGGCGTCTTCAGGGATCAAAGCCATAAATCAGACCGGCGGCCCATACCCACACGGCCCAGCCGTGTGGGTATGGACGGTTCCGGGAACTCTCGGTGGAACTCGCGGGCGCTCAGACGCTGGGACGCCGGCGCCTGGCCCGACGCATCTTGCGGCGCGCTTCAGCGGCCTTGAGCTTGCGCTTGACGCTGGGGGAGACGTAGTGCTCGCGCCTCTTGATCTCCCGCAGGATGCCGTTGCGCTCGCATTCGCGTTTGAAACGCCTAAGGGCTTCCTCGACGGCCTCACCCTCACGCAGTTTGACGAAAACCATTTTAGGGACTCACCACCTTGTCTTTCGAGATTCTCATCCGGGGGGCCACTGCATGGAGCGGCCGCCCAGCAGATGATAGTGCAAATGGTCCACGGACTGCCCGGCGCTGCGCCCGTTGTTGGTCACGAGACGGTAGCCCGAGGCGACGCCGGCCTTCTCGGCCACGGCCGCGGCCACGCGCTGCAGATGCCCCAGCAGGGCCTGGTCGGAGTCTGCGCAGGCGCTCAAGCCCGCGACGTGCTTTCTGGGCACGATGAGGACATGAGTGGGCGCTTGCGGGGCGAGGTCCTTGAAGGCGACGGCCTGATCGTCTTCGTATACGAGTTGAGAGGGTATCTGCCGCGCGATTATCTTACAGAAGATGCAGTCTGCCATGAATACCGGAAAGTCATAGATTATAGCGGTATTCTCAATCCTTCGCAAGGGCCAGGACCAACGCCTGGGCCATCCCGCCTTCTGCCCCCCCCACATCGACCCGCCAAAGCCCCGGACCAGGGTTCCGGTCGAGCCGGACGGTCAGGAAATCCTCGGTGACGGCTTCCCTTCCGGTCTTTAGGGGCACCGCGACGCGCTCCTGGCCCACGGCCTCCCGGGCGTGGCGCTGCCGCAGGTCGCGGTCGAGCCCCAGCCACTGGTCCAGGCGCTCCCGGGCCGCGGCGGCGGGGAC
Proteins encoded in this window:
- a CDS encoding CHC2 zinc finger domain-containing protein, giving the protein MESIRSRVDIVELVKDYVPQLARAGRSFKARCPFHQERTPSFIVTPERQTFHCFGCGAGGDVFAFLMKMESLSFTEAAEKLAGRAGVKIVKSEEALGPAEQERLKIREL
- the rpsU gene encoding 30S ribosomal protein S21, producing the protein MVFVKLREGEAVEEALRRFKRECERNGILREIKRREHYVSPSVKRKLKAAEARRKMRRARRRRPSV
- a CDS encoding histidine triad nucleotide-binding protein, with product MADCIFCKIIARQIPSQLVYEDDQAVAFKDLAPQAPTHVLIVPRKHVAGLSACADSDQALLGHLQRVAAAVAEKAGVASGYRLVTNNGRSAGQSVDHLHYHLLGGRSMQWPPG